TTGGGGTTTTATTACCTTcctctcgattcgattccactCGATCCACCGGCCAATGTCTTCTTCGccgcgtccgtgtgtgtgtgtttttcgccGAAGGAGAATGGcacggccaccggccacggaACCATCCTTTTCGGAGTGCGTTTCACCGGAGATCGCGATCCTCacggccgtcgccgccatcgtcgacgGCGAAGGGATGGAGATTGTAAATATTTGTGAATCGAATCCGAACCCGGAGCTACCAACGGAAGGGCCACTCCGGGGGGTGGCGGGCCATTGGGGAAATGAggggagcagaaaaaaaaatcaacatccGGGCGTTCCGAAaacgggcgtcgtcgtcgtcgtcgtcgtcgtcgtggggcTCGTCGGGGGTCGCACGGAAGGCGATCCGATCGGCGGGAGTGAGATAGAGAAAGCAACCCGATCGCGCAGCTCAACTCAGCATCCCTCACCACCCCCCtggtgggcgtgtgtgtgtgtgtgtgtgtgtgcgccccgaGCGCCCCAAGCGAACGTCATAGCGCCGGGCGATCGCGGCGCCCGCCCGAAACGCTAGCCGCTGGCCCGAAAGCGCTGCACCAACAAGACGACCCGCCGCCGACGATCCGAAGCCCCTAGCGCGCCCCATagcgccttcttcttctccccttcccctccctgcGCACACACTGttggcgaaaggcgaaagaaaggtgaaagagacgacgacggaagcgCGAGCGACAGAGAGCGGGAGAAAGCGTGGTGGCCACGCGAACGCCTCACGACGTgcgcagagaaagagagagagagggaacagaAACCGGGACTCTGGGGCCTCTTATAAACACCCCGGTAGCGTGCAGCAAATTGTCAATCCGTGTCTAGTTCCGCAGCAGTGAGGTAGTCACCGAAAAGCGGCTCCCACCTGAACCAGAAATCCTTTTTACTGTGCGTCTCAGTTGcctttggttgttggtgtgcgaagaataagaagaagcgaaaaaaaaatcactaaGCGAAGCAATGAAGCTGCTAATCTGTGTACTGAGTGTGTGCGCCCTGGCCGCGGCCCAGGACTTCAAGGAGTGTCTCGACAAGGATTCGATCTCCTGCCTCCAGATGACGGTACGACACCCCcaccaaaaattcatccaacCATTCctgggggaaagggaagagaaagagaaagagagggaagaagaagggttcaGTGATTAAGCGAAAGTGCAACGTGaggacgacgatcgatcgaatcgagttGCCACCAGGTTTGGCAAAGTGTCCAAAGACTTCTTTGATTTTCCTGCTCTGCTCGCAATAATCAGTGTCAATCAATATTACCCGGGGCGACGAACGACGCCATCTTTAGTGTGTCAAGTCTTCGGTTCGGACACCTCGGACTGGGTCAGTGCTCGCAACGGAGAAACGAAGCAAGCACTGGAAAcagaaggaatggaatggaaaaaaaacgaatttcgttcgatcgttgtCATGGGAATAGAataagcagaaggagaaggaaaaggacaaACGAATGTGTCAGTCGGGCTCGTGATGATGGCGCGTTCTAGGGGTCGTTTGCTGACGTGTTGCCTGGCACTCTAATACAACCTCGCTTCCCGTTGTTCTCTACTTCCAGTTCTACCGCAAAGCGCGTGAGTTCTTCGATACGCCACAGATCAGCGTGGCCGGTGGGCTGTCGTTCGTGAAGACGGCCGGCCGTGATTCGCGCTCGTACAGCGCCGACAGCGCCCAGGTCGAGACGGCCGCGAGCGTCGAGAGCCGCGAGGAAGCCCTGGAGAACTACGTGTTCGAGCGGTCGGTGAGCTTCCTGCGGGAGCGTTCGCTGAACCTCGATATGGCCGGTGCCGCCCGTAGCCTGTCGTCTGTCATCCCGGAGGAGGTCAAGGGACAGATGCGCTCGATGGTGGCCGAGGCCCGCGGCAAGAAGAAGATCCTGAAGGCACTGCTGCCGATCCTCGGGCTGGTGAAGCTGAAGATCGTCGGTCTGGCGCTGCTCGCCCTGCTCGGCATTGCGCTGATCGCCAAGAAGGCCCTGATCGTGTCGGTCATCGCCCTCGTCCTGTCCAAGTTCCTCTTCCTCAAGAAGCTGCTGTCGAAGAAGGATGAGCACACGACCTCGTACCACGGTTCGTCCGGTGGCTGGGAGTCGAGCGGCTACGGTGACTACGGTTCCCACAGCCAGCCCGCCCACTCGATCGCCTACGCTGGCCACAAGCCCAACCGGAAGTAGAGCGGCAGATCGGACGGACCCGGaccgatcaccaccaacagcaacaccactccatacactcactcactcacacacgcacacgcaggcCCTGGCCCCATCTAATTTATTGACAAAAAAAGACACCTTCCCCCACTCCAAAACAGGTGACACACTAGCTGCGGCTAGGTAAACATCATCAAAATGGAGAATGTACGGGAaagaaggaacggaacggaacggagggTACGGCtccgatcgaccgatgacCGATCGGGCCGATGAGATTAATTTATTAACTTATTAGGAAGCTAGGAACCGAGGAATTGATTTGTTCACTTtgtgtattttgttgttgttgttgttgtgactcTTCGACCCTTCACCCTGCCCCGCCCTGGCCCCAGGTTCCGTCATTTCCCTTTCCGGAACCACAAGGATTtcattcacaaacacacacacacagcacacacacataggacACAAACACGAAGCACGAGCCTTCAACTCGCTTGCTTCGTTTGTGTACTTTAcgttaaaagaaaaaagcgtgcgaaaagcaacagcagcagcagcagcagcagccctgacCTGAAAGAGGCCA
The sequence above is a segment of the Anopheles darlingi chromosome 2, idAnoDarlMG_H_01, whole genome shotgun sequence genome. Coding sequences within it:
- the LOC125950303 gene encoding uncharacterized protein LOC125950303: MKLLICVLSVCALAAAQDFKECLDKDSISCLQMTFYRKAREFFDTPQISVAGGLSFVKTAGRDSRSYSADSAQVETAASVESREEALENYVFERSVSFLRERSLNLDMAGAARSLSSVIPEEVKGQMRSMVAEARGKKKILKALLPILGLVKLKIVGLALLALLGIALIAKKALIVSVIALVLSKFLFLKKLLSKKDEHTTSYHGSSGGWESSGYGDYGSHSQPAHSIAYAGHKPNRK